The following proteins are co-located in the Labrys monachus genome:
- a CDS encoding flavin reductase family protein, whose protein sequence is MDTSIEDIFRHSMRRFATTVSVITCARGGVRHGMTATAVTALCMEPASLLVCINARASLLTPLLQEGAFCINLLQSNQAGISRLFGGKAKGEARFAEGSWQADEAGIPFLADAQASIFCLVDGVIPYGTHRIIIGRVERGHFSPAFQPLIYQDGTYMTSRSLSAQGVGA, encoded by the coding sequence ATGGATACCAGCATCGAGGACATCTTCCGCCATTCCATGCGGCGCTTCGCGACGACCGTCAGCGTCATCACTTGCGCGAGGGGCGGCGTTCGCCACGGCATGACGGCGACCGCCGTCACCGCGCTCTGCATGGAGCCGGCGTCGCTTCTCGTCTGCATCAACGCCCGGGCGTCGCTGCTCACCCCGCTCCTGCAGGAGGGCGCCTTCTGCATCAATCTGCTGCAGAGCAACCAGGCTGGGATCTCCAGGCTGTTCGGCGGCAAGGCGAAGGGAGAAGCGCGGTTCGCCGAAGGATCATGGCAGGCGGACGAAGCGGGCATTCCATTCCTCGCCGACGCCCAGGCCAGCATCTTCTGCCTCGTCGACGGCGTCATCCCCTACGGAACGCACAGGATCATCATCGGGCGCGTCGAGCGCGGCCACTTCTCTCCCGCCTTTCAACCTCTGATCTATCAGGACGGAACATACATGACCTCGCGCAGCCTCTCCGCACAGGGCGTCGGCGCCTGA
- a CDS encoding LLM class flavin-dependent oxidoreductase: protein MKFGLFSLMTLRDHPDGARGVMADTRQMVEQAEEAGFDIAWFAEHHFANYSMSPSPLMMAAHAAGWTRRIKLGAGVIVLPLYNPLRVAQEIAMLDIQSDGRAVVGIGTGYQQFEFTRFGVPIEEKVEIFLEYWDVVEMALTQGVVEHHGKYISVPKTTFAVRPMQQPMPPVYFVSSQVPILRRFKDTDAVSWIAASTLGSPVLYKMADALNQNWRVAGCDPATKPLAIMQYINITDSKAEALEAGERARYVGRMAHHLRVGELPMDGTLIRDEPFAGEGTIEDYARNTIVGDPHHVAARMVEDIRRLNPSHYACNFQFGCMPLERASRSLQRFRAEVVPLIERELGPVASLGEVARVPHAAQ, encoded by the coding sequence ATGAAATTCGGCCTCTTCAGTCTGATGACGCTGCGGGACCATCCGGACGGCGCCCGGGGCGTCATGGCGGATACGCGGCAAATGGTCGAGCAGGCGGAGGAAGCCGGTTTCGACATCGCCTGGTTCGCCGAGCATCATTTCGCCAATTATTCGATGTCGCCGTCTCCCCTGATGATGGCCGCCCACGCCGCCGGCTGGACGCGGCGCATCAAGCTCGGCGCCGGCGTCATCGTGCTTCCGCTCTACAACCCCCTGCGCGTGGCGCAGGAGATCGCCATGCTGGACATCCAGTCCGACGGACGGGCTGTCGTCGGCATCGGAACGGGATATCAGCAGTTCGAGTTCACACGCTTCGGTGTTCCCATCGAAGAAAAAGTCGAGATCTTCCTGGAATATTGGGATGTCGTCGAGATGGCCCTGACGCAGGGCGTTGTCGAGCATCACGGCAAATATATCTCGGTGCCCAAGACGACATTCGCCGTGCGGCCGATGCAGCAGCCGATGCCGCCGGTCTATTTCGTCTCGTCGCAGGTTCCCATTCTCCGGCGCTTCAAGGACACCGACGCAGTGTCCTGGATCGCCGCAAGCACGCTCGGCTCTCCCGTCCTGTACAAAATGGCCGACGCGCTGAACCAGAATTGGCGGGTGGCCGGCTGCGACCCCGCGACCAAGCCGCTCGCCATCATGCAGTATATCAATATCACCGACAGCAAGGCGGAGGCGCTGGAGGCCGGCGAGCGTGCCCGCTATGTGGGCCGCATGGCCCATCACCTGCGTGTCGGCGAACTGCCGATGGACGGCACCCTGATCCGGGATGAGCCCTTTGCGGGAGAGGGGACGATAGAGGACTACGCCCGCAATACGATCGTCGGCGATCCGCATCACGTCGCGGCAAGGATGGTGGAAGACATAAGGCGTCTCAATCCGAGCCACTATGCCTGCAATTTCCAGTTCGGATGCATGCCCCTGGAGCGGGCCAGCCGTTCCCTGCAGCGCTTCCGCGCCGAGGTGGTGCCGCTGATCGAACGGGAATTGGGGCCTGTCGCGTCGCTGGGCGAGGTCGCTCGCGTGCCACATGCCGCGCAATGA
- a CDS encoding SDR family NAD(P)-dependent oxidoreductase, with amino-acid sequence MTIFATYPSLASKVVLITGGASGIGEAHVEHFCAAGARVGFIDRNIQAAESLVARIVAAGGNAPHFLHADLRDIEATQGAIAGFAAAHGDVDVLINNAAHDERHDIETVSVAYWDERIALNLRHLFFCAQAVTPGMIRKGGGSIVNVGSFSWRVGLGGMPIYVAAKAGIEGLTRGLARDLGAHDISVNTLVPGWVMTQRQIDLWVTPEVEEELAQRQCLKSRVTPADIARMALWLAAADSRMCTAQSFVVDGGWS; translated from the coding sequence ATGACGATATTTGCCACCTATCCCAGCCTCGCGAGCAAGGTCGTGCTGATTACCGGCGGGGCATCCGGCATCGGAGAAGCGCATGTGGAGCATTTCTGCGCGGCAGGCGCCCGCGTCGGCTTCATCGATCGCAACATCCAAGCGGCGGAATCGCTGGTCGCCAGGATCGTCGCTGCGGGCGGCAACGCCCCCCACTTCCTTCATGCCGACCTTCGCGACATCGAGGCAACCCAGGGGGCGATCGCCGGGTTCGCCGCAGCGCATGGCGATGTCGACGTCCTGATCAACAATGCGGCGCACGACGAGCGCCATGACATCGAAACCGTGTCCGTCGCCTATTGGGACGAGCGCATCGCCCTCAATCTGAGGCATCTCTTCTTCTGCGCGCAGGCCGTTACGCCGGGCATGATCCGCAAGGGCGGCGGCTCGATCGTCAATGTCGGCTCGTTCAGCTGGCGGGTGGGGCTCGGCGGCATGCCGATCTATGTGGCCGCCAAGGCGGGCATCGAGGGCCTGACGAGAGGGCTCGCCCGGGACTTGGGCGCGCACGACATCAGCGTCAACACGCTGGTTCCCGGATGGGTGATGACGCAGCGCCAGATCGACTTGTGGGTTACGCCGGAGGTGGAGGAGGAACTGGCGCAGCGCCAATGCCTCAAGAGCCGGGTGACGCCGGCTGACATCGCTCGCATGGCTTTGTGGCTGGCGGCGGCGGACAGTCGGATGTGCACGGCGCAGAGCTTCGTGGTCGACGGCGGCTGGAGCTGA
- a CDS encoding amino acid ABC transporter ATP-binding protein, whose product MSLVVLSGLSVSYGTFKVLDGFDLAVERGQVIALVGPSGSGKTSVLRSIVRLIDPDEGKILIDGEAFERQPRGFELFDRARIARWHRIKRRIGMVFQGYSLYGHMTVRRNLTLSPVLTGRLSRPQAQERARELLAQMGLSDKLESYPYALSGGQRQRVAIARALMMDPEIMLFDEVTSALDPERTAEVLDAMRDLARRGMTMIVASHEMDFVKEVADRVVFMENGRKRFDGDTASFFAGGGDVRIRNFTNRLRA is encoded by the coding sequence ATGTCTCTCGTCGTCCTTTCGGGGCTGTCGGTCTCATACGGCACTTTCAAGGTTCTGGATGGGTTCGACCTGGCCGTCGAGCGCGGACAGGTGATCGCCCTCGTCGGTCCAAGCGGCTCGGGAAAGACCTCGGTCCTGCGCAGCATCGTAAGGCTCATCGATCCGGACGAGGGGAAGATTCTCATCGACGGCGAGGCATTCGAGCGCCAGCCTCGCGGGTTCGAGCTCTTCGATCGCGCCCGGATCGCGCGCTGGCATCGCATAAAGCGCCGCATCGGCATGGTTTTTCAAGGCTATAGCCTCTATGGCCACATGACGGTGCGGCGCAATCTCACGCTGTCGCCGGTGCTGACCGGGCGCCTGTCCCGGCCGCAAGCCCAGGAAAGGGCGCGGGAACTGCTCGCGCAAATGGGGCTGTCCGACAAGCTCGAGAGCTATCCCTATGCCCTGTCCGGAGGGCAGCGCCAGCGGGTCGCGATCGCCAGGGCCTTGATGATGGATCCGGAGATCATGCTCTTCGACGAAGTCACCTCCGCCCTCGATCCCGAGCGGACGGCCGAAGTGCTCGATGCGATGCGGGATCTCGCCCGCCGCGGCATGACCATGATCGTCGCCAGCCATGAGATGGACTTCGTCAAGGAAGTCGCGGATCGCGTCGTCTTCATGGAGAACGGGCGCAAGCGTTTTGACGGTGACACGGCTTCCTTCTTCGCAGGCGGCGGCGATGTCCGCATCCGCAACTTCACCAACCGCCTGCGCGCCTAG
- a CDS encoding amino acid ABC transporter permease has product MNYTFQFGEVLKHSPELMRASLTTLEIAFAAFWGGCLLGIAGAMGKVYGNKAVVLVVRIYVGFFTNTPSLIQIFVLFYALPDYGIMMSPLTASIIGLTLNAGAYLTEIMRAGVISVRRNEMEAAEALGMSGLQSFWYVILPHIARTIYAPLSNMFIWLVLGSSIAGLFGVSELTGTAIDIGASTFRTIEVFLIAGGIYVMLTVVASVTLYLVGLWCFRVRARIF; this is encoded by the coding sequence GTGAACTACACTTTCCAATTCGGCGAGGTCCTCAAGCATTCTCCGGAGCTGATGCGCGCCTCGCTGACCACGCTCGAAATCGCCTTCGCTGCGTTCTGGGGCGGCTGCCTTCTCGGCATCGCCGGTGCGATGGGGAAGGTCTACGGAAACAAGGCCGTCGTGCTGGTCGTACGGATCTATGTCGGGTTCTTCACCAACACGCCGTCCCTGATCCAGATCTTCGTGCTCTTCTACGCGCTTCCCGACTACGGAATCATGATGTCGCCGCTGACGGCATCGATCATCGGCCTGACCTTGAATGCCGGTGCCTATCTGACCGAGATCATGCGGGCCGGCGTCATTTCGGTTCGACGCAACGAAATGGAGGCCGCCGAAGCCCTGGGCATGAGCGGCCTCCAGAGCTTCTGGTATGTCATTCTCCCGCATATCGCGCGCACGATCTATGCGCCCCTGTCCAACATGTTCATCTGGCTGGTGCTCGGCAGCTCGATCGCCGGACTGTTCGGCGTGTCCGAACTCACGGGAACCGCGATCGATATCGGTGCAAGCACATTCAGGACCATAGAAGTCTTCCTGATCGCCGGAGGCATCTATGTCATGCTGACCGTGGTCGCGAGTGTCACGCTCTATTTGGTCGGCTTGTGGTGCTTTCGCGTCAGAGCGAGGATTTTTTGA
- a CDS encoding amino acid ABC transporter permease produces MDWQWNAVVPYIPELVQGLILTIEITIASVALGFALGVPVALCRMSSFWPVRVLATGYVEFFRGTPVLIQLVWVYYALPIVTGLQIADVPSAVAALSLNAATFYGETYRSGLQSVPREQRESAYVLDLSGMQTLLHITLPQAMRAMIPVFVSLSVSLFKESSLVSTLGILDLMYQARLIATNTYRPFEVLTTAAAMYFVIAYPVTMLAHWLEKYLQSKQQR; encoded by the coding sequence GTGGATTGGCAGTGGAACGCTGTTGTCCCCTACATACCCGAACTCGTCCAGGGGCTGATCCTGACGATCGAGATCACGATCGCGAGCGTCGCCTTGGGATTTGCGCTCGGCGTGCCCGTCGCCTTGTGCCGGATGTCGTCCTTCTGGCCCGTCCGTGTCCTCGCCACCGGCTATGTCGAATTCTTCCGGGGAACGCCGGTGTTGATCCAGCTCGTCTGGGTCTATTATGCGCTTCCCATCGTGACGGGACTGCAGATCGCCGACGTCCCCTCGGCCGTTGCCGCGCTTTCGCTCAACGCGGCGACGTTTTACGGCGAAACCTATCGCTCCGGCCTGCAGAGCGTTCCCAGGGAGCAGCGGGAATCGGCCTATGTGCTCGATCTCAGCGGCATGCAGACCCTTCTCCATATAACGCTGCCGCAGGCCATGCGGGCAATGATTCCGGTGTTCGTCAGCCTCAGCGTCAGCCTGTTCAAGGAAAGCTCCCTGGTGTCCACTCTGGGGATCCTCGATCTCATGTATCAGGCGCGCCTGATCGCGACCAACACATACCGGCCCTTCGAAGTGCTGACGACCGCCGCCGCGATGTATTTCGTCATCGCCTACCCGGTCACGATGCTTGCCCATTGGCTGGAGAAATACTTGCAAAGCAAGCAGCAGCGCTGA
- a CDS encoding transporter substrate-binding domain-containing protein, whose translation MPSFIRSIRATFVAAATFVAVIAGSGVASVDARSLDEIIKSGTIRIGVLPNSPPQSALGETNEIEGFDVDVGKKIADTLGVKPDFVMTEIAQRVPFLVSDRIDISLGGLTRTPERAKLIAYTVPLHTESMAVLTTDKVQAKSWKELNDEKYTLVLIRGVWTVDFLKENLPKAKILLVDTMADVTRSIAQGRADALVENIDFYMAFTKNYPDVKWRVIPEVINTHYDGIGVAQNNDALVRYLNIVLYDLHTGGFVEDTWEKWFKAPMTVKIVPNPYF comes from the coding sequence ATGCCGTCATTCATACGAAGCATCCGGGCAACGTTCGTCGCGGCTGCGACCTTCGTTGCCGTCATCGCTGGTTCCGGCGTCGCCTCGGTCGACGCCCGGTCTCTGGACGAGATCATCAAGAGCGGGACGATCCGGATCGGCGTCCTGCCGAACTCCCCGCCGCAGTCCGCATTGGGCGAAACCAACGAGATCGAGGGTTTCGACGTCGATGTCGGCAAGAAGATCGCCGATACGCTGGGCGTCAAGCCCGACTTCGTCATGACGGAAATCGCCCAGCGCGTGCCGTTCCTGGTGAGCGACCGGATCGATATCTCGCTGGGCGGACTCACCCGCACGCCGGAGCGCGCAAAGCTCATCGCCTACACCGTGCCGCTGCACACCGAATCCATGGCCGTGCTGACGACGGACAAGGTCCAGGCGAAATCGTGGAAGGAATTGAACGACGAGAAATACACCCTCGTCCTGATCCGCGGCGTGTGGACCGTCGATTTCCTCAAGGAAAACCTGCCCAAGGCCAAGATCCTCCTCGTCGACACCATGGCGGACGTGACACGTTCCATCGCCCAGGGGCGGGCCGATGCGCTGGTGGAAAATATCGACTTCTACATGGCGTTCACCAAGAACTATCCGGACGTGAAGTGGCGCGTGATTCCCGAGGTCATCAATACCCACTATGACGGTATCGGGGTCGCCCAGAACAACGACGCCCTGGTCCGCTATCTCAACATCGTCCTTTACGACCTGCACACCGGCGGCTTCGTCGAAGATACCTGGGAGAAGTGGTTCAAGGCGCCGATGACGGTGAAGATCGTGCCAAATCCCTATTTCTGA